The following proteins are encoded in a genomic region of Oryctolagus cuniculus chromosome 6, mOryCun1.1, whole genome shotgun sequence:
- the BHLHE22 gene encoding class E basic helix-loop-helix protein 22 has protein sequence MERGLHLGAAAAGEDDLFLHKSLSASTAKRLEAAFRSTPPGMDLSLAPPPRERPASSSSSPLGCFEPADPEGAGLLLPPPGGGGGGGGGGGAGGGGGGSGGGGVGVPGLLVGSAGVGGDPSLSSLTAGAALCLKYGESASRGSVAESSGGEQSPDDDSDGRCELVLRAGGTDPRASPGAGGGGSKAAEGCSNAHLHGGAGVPPGGPGGGNGGGSSGGSGGSSSSSKKSKEQKALRLNINARERRRMHDLNDALDELRAVIPYAHSPSVRKLSKIATLLLAKNYILMQAQALEEMRRLVAYLNQGQAISAASLPSSAAAAAAAAALHPALGAYEQAAGYPFSAGLPPAASCPEKCALFNSVSSSLCKQCTEKP, from the coding sequence ATGGAGCGCGGGCTGCACCTCGGCGCGGCGGCCGCGGGCGAAGACGACCTCTTCCTGCACAAGAGCCTGAGCGCCTCCACCGCCAAGCGCTTGGAGGCAGCTTTCCGCTCCACGCCCCCGGGCATGGACCTGTCCCTGGCGCCGCCGCCTCGGGAACGCCCggcgtcctcctcctcctcgcccctCGGCTGCTTCGAGCCGGCTGACCCCgagggggcagggctgctgctgccgccgcctgggggaggtggaggcggcggcggcggcggcggcgcgggaggcggtggcggcggcagcggcggcggaggGGTGGGTGTCCCCGGGCTGCTCGTGGGCTCAGCCGGCGTTGGGGGCGACCCGAGCCTGAGCAGTCTGACGGCGGGGGCCGCCCTGTGCCTCAAATACGGCGAAAGCGCGAGCCGGGGCTCAGTGGCCGAGAGCAGCGGCGGCGAGCAGAGCCCCGACGACGACAGCGACGGTCGCTGCGAGCTGGTGCTGCGGGCCGGAGGCACCGACCCACGAGCCTCCCCGGGTGCGGGAGGCGGCGGCTCCAAGGCGGCCGAGGGCTGCTCCAACGCCCACCTCCACGGCGGCGCCGGCGTCCCCCCGGGGGGCCCCGGCGGCGGCAACGGCGGGGGTAGCAGCGGGGGCAgcgggggcagcagcagcagtagcaagAAATCCAAAGAGCAgaaggcgctgcggctcaacatcAACGCCCGGGAGCGCCGGCGGATGCACGACCTGAACGACGCGCTGGACGAGCTGCGCGCGGTGATCCCCTATGCGCACAGCCCCTCGGTGCGGAAGCTCTCCAAGATCGCCACGCTGCTTCTCGCCAAGAACTACATCCTCATGCAGGCGCAGGCCCTGGAGGAGATGCGGCGCCTCGTCGCCTACCTCAATCAGGGCCAGGCCATCTCggccgcctccctccccagctcggcggccgcggcggcggccgccGCTGCCCTGCACCCGGCGCTCGGCGCCTATGAGCAGGCGGCGGGCTACCCGTTCAGCGCCGGGCTACCCCCGGCCGCCTCCTGTCCGGAGAAGTGCGCCCTGTTCAACAGCGTCTCCTCCAGCCTCTGCAAACAGTGCACGGAGAAGCCTTAA